One Malania oleifera isolate guangnan ecotype guangnan chromosome 10, ASM2987363v1, whole genome shotgun sequence genomic region harbors:
- the LOC131165649 gene encoding large ribosomal subunit protein uL11, whose amino-acid sequence MPPKFDPSQVVDVYVRVTGGEVGAASSLAPKIGPLGLSPKKIGEDIAKETAKDWKGLRVTVKLTVQNRQAKVSVVPSAAALVIKALKEPERDRKKTKNIKHSGNISLDDVIEIARIMRPRSMAKDLSGTVKEILGTCVSVGCTVDGKDPKDLQQEIADGDVEVPLD is encoded by the coding sequence ATGCCGCCCAAGTTCGACCCATCCCAAGTCGTCGACGTCTACGTCCGCGTCACCGGTGGCGAGGTTGGTGCCGCCAGCTCTCTCGCCCCCAAAATCGGTCCTCTCGGTCTGTCACCCAAGAAGATCGGTGAAGACATCGCCAAGGAGACAGCCAAGGACTGGAAGGGTCTCCGAGTTACCGTCAAGCTCACAGTCCAGAACCGCCAAGCCAAGGTATCCGTCGTACCCTCGGCGGCGGCCCTCGTCATCAAGGCTCTCAAGGAACCCGAGCGCGATCGCAAGAAGACTAAGAACATCAAGCACTCGGGCAACATTTCGCTTGATGACGTCATCGAAATTGCGAGGATCATGAGGCCCAGATCGATGGCCAAGGACTTGTCTGGCACGGTGAAGGAGATTCTCGGGACGTGCGTGTCCGTTGGTTGTACCGTCGACGGGAAAGACCCTAAGGATTTGCAGCAGGAGATTGCGGACGGTGACGTCGAGGTTCCTCTAGATTGA